A window from Citrus sinensis cultivar Valencia sweet orange chromosome 3, DVS_A1.0, whole genome shotgun sequence encodes these proteins:
- the LOC102628838 gene encoding electron transfer flavoprotein-ubiquinone oxidoreductase, mitochondrial isoform X2, giving the protein MHKSLSNSYKFSTLKRHSGSLSPFVPSIFRLNQTNNLQSQSSLTNSIKTPSGYSPFRHFNQNPCFFSSGYFPNGINFKGFGRNESGVSCAKLFFRSFCSEMCRESMAYDVVIVGAGPAGLSAAIRLKQLCREKNVDLSVCVVEKGAEVGAHIISGNVFEPRALNELLPQWKQEEAPIRVPVSSDKFWFLTKDRAFSLPSPFSNRGNYVISLSQLVRWLGGKAEELGVEIYPGFAASEILYDADNKVIGIGTNDMGIAKDGSKKENFQRGVELRGRITLLAEGCRGSLSEKLIKNFKLREKSHAQHQTYALGIKEVWEIDEGKHNPGEILHTLGWPLDQKTYGGSFLYHMNDRQIALGLVVALNYHNPFLNPYEEFQKFKHHPAIKPLLEGGTVVQYGARTLNEGGLQSIPYPVFPGGAIIGCAAGFLNVPKIKGTHTAMKSGMLAAEAGFGVLHEDSNMEIYWDTLQKSWVWQELQRARNYRPAFEYGLLPGLAICGLEHYILRGKSPYTLKHGKPDHEATDAARLHSPIEYPKPDGVLSFDVPTSLHRSNTNHEHDQPAHLRLRDPKIPELVNLPEYAGPESRYCPARVYEYVPDEKNQVKLQINAQNCLHCKACDIKDPKQNIKWTVPEGGGGPGYSVM; this is encoded by the exons ATGCACAAGTCTCTCTCTAACTCCTACAAATTCAGTACTCTTAAGCGCCATAGTGGTTCCCTGTCACCTTTTGTACCTTCCATTTTCCGCTTAAATCAAACTAACAATCTTCAAAGCCAATCTAGTCTTACAAATTCCATCAAAACTCCATCTGGGTACTCACCTTTTCGGCATTTCAATCAAAATCCATGCTTTTTTTCATCTGGCTATTTTCCAAACGGCATTAATTTTAAGGGTTTTGGTAGAAATGAAAGTGGGGTATCGTGTGCGAAGCTTTTCTTTAGGAGCTTTTGTAGTGAAATGTGTAGAGAGTCAATGGCTTATGATGTTGTGATTGTTGGAGCTGGACCAGCTGGATTATCAGCTGCCATTAGATTAAAGCAACTCTGCCGTGAAAAGAATGTTGATTTATCAGTTTGTGTTGTTGAGAAAGGAGCAGAAGTGG GTGCTCACATTATATCTGGGAACGTTTTTGAACCCCGCGCATTGAATGAACTACTGCCACAATGGAAACAGGAAGAG GCTCCTATAAGGGTCCCTGTTTCTTCAGACAAATTTTGGTTCCTTACAAAGGATCGTGCATTTTCACTTCCATCTCCTTTTAGTAACAGAGGAAATTATGTTATAAG CTTAAGTCAGTTAGTGCGTTGGCTGGGAGGGAAAGCTGAAGAATTAGGAGTAGAGATATATCCTGGCTTTGCTGCTAGTGAG ATACTATATGATGCAGACAACAAAGTTATTGGCATTGGGACCAATGATATGGGAATTGCCAAAGATGGTTCTAAAAAGGAGAATTTTCAGCGTGGAGTAGAATTACGAG GGCGCATAACACTACTGGCTGAAGGTTGTCGAGGATCATTGTCAGAG aaacttataaaaaatttcaaactgaGAGAGAAAAGTCATGCTCAACATCAGACTTATGCTTTGGGAATTAAAGAG GTTTGGGAAATTGATGAGGGCAAGCATAATCCTGGTGAGATTCTTCACACGTTGGGTTGGCCCTTGGATCAGAAGACATACGGTGGATCTTTTCTGTACCACATGAATGATAGACAG ATCGCATTGGGCCTTGTTGTCGCTTTAAATTACCACAATCCTTTCTTGAATCCTTACGAGGAATTCCAG aAATTTAAACATCATCCTGCCATCAAACCGCTTCTGGAAGGTGGGACTGTAGTTCAATATGGGGCTCGCACCTTAAATGAGGGTGGCTTACAG TCTATTCCATATCCAGTTTTTCCTGGAGGAGCAATTATTGGATGTGCGGCTGGCTTCTTGAATGTACCAAAAATAAAGGGAACCCATACTGCAATGAAATCAG GAATGCTTGCAGCCGAAGCTGGCTTTGGTGTATTACATGAGGACTCGAATATGGAGATATATTGGGACACCCTGCAGAAATCATGGGTGTGGCAAGAACTCCAAAGAGCTAGAAACTACCGACCT GCATTCGAGTATGGACTACTTCCTGGTTTGGCAATCTGTGGGTTAGAGCA CTACATACTGAGAGGAAAGTCGCCCTACACACTGAAGCATGGGAAGCCTGATCACGAAGCAACCGAT GCTGCACGCCTACACTCACCAATTGAATATCCAAAGCCTGATGGGGTATTATCGTTTGACGTACCAACATCCCTGCACAg GAGCAACACAAATCATGAACACGATCAACCTGCTCATCTTCGCTTAAGGGACCCAAAGATTCCTGAACTTGTGAATTTACCAGAGTATGCTGGACCTGAGTCACGATATTGTCCTGCCCGTGTATACGA GTATGTCCCAGATGAAAAGAATCAGGTCAAGCTGCAGATCAATGCTCAAAATTGCTTGCATTGCAAG GCATGCGACATCAAAGATCCAAAGCAGAACATCAAATGGACGGTGCCAGAAGGAGGTGGTGGCCCTGGCTACTCGGTCATGTAG
- the LOC102629290 gene encoding probable transcription factor PosF21 has product MDKDKSLSHGGIPPPSGRYSSFSPPGNNNFNVKPELPSSSSFPPLAPGGSSSDGSHFGHQSDSNRFSHDLSRMHDNPPKNVGHRRAHSEILTLPDDISFDSDLGVVGGADGPSLSDETEEDLLSMYLDMDKFNASTATSGFQVGEPSAAAAPAPTSAAAAGSGISSVENVGVGSTERPRIRHQHSQSMDGSTSIKPEMLMSASDEAPSADSKKAMSAAKLAELALIDPKRAKRIWANRQSAARSKERKMRYIAELERKVQTLQTEATSLSAQLTLLQRDTNGLTAENSELKLRLQTMEQQVHLQDALNDALKEEIQHLKVLTGQAMPNGGPMMNYPSFGAGQQFYPNNQAMHTLLTAQQFQQLQIHSQKQQQQFQQHQLHQMQQQQLQQQQQEQQQQTGEIKMRGSVPSPNQKENTSDVNPSISKD; this is encoded by the exons ATGGATAAGGATAAGTCTTTGAGCCATGGTGGTATACCGCCTCCATCTGGACGTTACTCAAGCTTTTCTCCTCctggaaataataatttcaacgTGAAGCCTGAGCTGCCATCGTCTTCGTCATTTCCTCCGCTAGCTCCAGGTGGTTCTAGCTCAGACGGATCTCATTTTGGTCATCAATCTGATTCGAACCGCTTTAGCCATGATCTTAGCCGAATGCATGATAACCCACCGAAGAATGTGGGCCATCGTCGAGCCCATTCTGAAATCCTTACTCTCCCTGATGACATCAGCTTTGATAGTGATCTTGGTGTGGTTGGTGGTGCTGATGGGCCATCTTTATCAGATGAGACGGAGGAGGACTTACTGTCTATGTATCTTGATATGGATAAGTTCAATGCTTCTACAGCAACATCGGGTTTTCAAGTGGGTGAGCCATCAGCGGCTGCAGCTCCAGCACCCACATCGGCGGCGGCTGCTGGCAGTGGAATTTCTTCTGTAGAGAATGTGGGTGTTGGATCTACTGAGAGGCCTAGGATTAGACATCAGCACAGCCAGTCAATGGATGGTTCGACGAGTATTAAGCCAGAAATGCTCATGTCAGCTTCAGATGAGGCGCCTTCTGCTGATTCGAAGAAAGCTATGTCTGCTGCTAAGCTTGCTGAACTAGCACTCATTGATCCAAAGCGTGCAAAGAG AATCTGGGCAAATAGGCAGTCAGCTGCAAGGTCAAAGGAAAGGAAGATGCGATACATAGCTGAGCTTGAACGTAAAGTACAGACATTACAAACTGAAGCAACCTCATTGTCTGCTCAATTGACATTATTGCAG AGAGATACTAATGGTCTGACTGCTGAAAATAGTGAATTGAAACTGCGTTTGCAAACGATGGAGCAACAAGTCCACTTGCAAGATG CACTAAATGATGCACTGAAGGAGGAGATTCAGCATCTGAAGGTATTGACTGGCCAAGCAATGCCTAATGGTGGACCAATGATGAACTATCCGTCTTTTGGAGCTGGTCAGCAATTTTACCCAAACAATCAAGCTATGCATACTCTTCTAACCGCGCAGCAGTTCCAGCAGCTTCAAATTCACTCGcagaagcagcagcagcagttcCAGCAGCACCAATTGCATCAGATGCAGCAGCAACAActgcaacagcagcagcaggaacagcaacaacaaactggggaaattaaaatgagagGATCAGTGCCTTCTCCCAACCAGAAAGAGAATACTTCAGATGTCAACCCGTCTATATCAAAGGATTGA
- the LOC102627759 gene encoding RHOMBOID-like protein 13, whose protein sequence is MGRPLFYEIMEKPATSCIIGICSVIWFHIQKKNIGYSHVGLSYETAVDGHHWRIITSAFSHISVLHLVFNMSALWSLGVVEQLGDVGLGTAYYLQYTLVLVVLSGLLVLGIYHLLIQRFKLEYFRRVTAVGYSCVVFGWMTILSVKQPSSKLDLFGFLSLPISFAPFESLIFTSIIVPQASFLGHLSGIIVGYAIAWGLIHGMNNYWALSMLGWIVLVFVYSLKRSGTYDFNFLEIESVTDPSLPSVRFIGNGRTLQMSAIPVEGVEIV, encoded by the coding sequence ATGGGGAGGCCATTGTTTTATGAGATCATGGAGAAACCAGCTACAAGTTGTATAATTGGAATATGTAGTGTAATATGGTTTCATATACAGAAGAAGAACATTGGGTATTCGCATGTTGGTTTGAGTTATGAAACTGCAGTTGATGGACACCATTGGAGGATCATTACATCGGCTTTTTCGCATATAAGTGTTTTGCATCTTGTTTTTAACATGAGTGCACTTTGGAGTCTAGGTGTTGTAGAACAGTTAGGGGATGTTGGTCTTGGCACGGCATATTACCTTCAGTACACGCTTGTTTTGGTTGTCTTATCGGGGTTGCTTGTCTTGGGtatttaccatttattgatacAAAGATTTAAGCTTGAGTATTTTCGGAGAGTGACAGCTGTTGGGTACTCTTGTGTTGTTTTTGGGTGGATGACGATTCTTTCTGTGAAACAACCCTCTTCAAAGTTGGATCTCTTTGGGTTTCTTTCACTCCCCATCAGTTTTGCACCATTTGAGTCATtgattttcacttcaattaTTGTTCCACAAGCCAGCTTTCTTGGGCATTTATCAGGAATCATTGTTGGGTATGCTATAGCGTGGGGCTTGATTCATGGGATGAATAATTACTGGGCGCTTTCTATGTTGGGATGGATTGTGCTTGTGTTTGTGTATAGTTTGAAGAGATCTGGTACATATGATTTCAACTTTCTTGAGATTGAATCTGTTACAGATCCATCCTTGCCTTCTGTGCGGTTTATTGGAAATGGTAGAACTTTGCAGATGAGTGCAATTCCAGTTGAAGGTGTTGAGATTGTCTAA
- the LOC102628053 gene encoding protein ENHANCED DISEASE RESISTANCE 2-like isoform X1 encodes MAGPDSINEPEWIKKVKSGGAVPYLEPDNCSNGWATPPGDMFMVRGPDYLSTKVKIPAGEYILKPLGFDWVKSYTKIGAVLNHQNNRVRKAIEEAFPTGDKPFVWAFNLQVPSKENYSAIAYFVATKPIPEGSLIDQFLKGDDAFRLSRLKLIANIVQGPWIVKKAVGEQAICVIGRALSCNYCVGENFLEVDMDIGSSMVAKAIVHLAFGYITTLTVDLAFLLESQTESELPEQILGAFRFSELNPASACLVEPGSYGNAGSLQSSLPTRFWKSIGEGFSHFLHPGAHEGGSNSAHVNGSVHQEDQGEGSRKW; translated from the coding sequence ATGGCCGGTCCTGATAGCATAAATGAGCCTGAATGGATAAAGAAAGTAAAATCAGGGGGAGCTGTGCCGTATCTTGAACCAGATAACTGTTCAAATGGTTGGGCAACCCCACCTGGAGATATGTTTATGGTAAGAGGTCCAGATTATTTATCAACCAAGGTTAAAATCCCTGCTGGTGAATACATTCTAAAGCCTCTCGGTTTTGATTGGGTTAAAAGTTATACGAAGATTGGTGCGGTTTTAAACCATCAGAATAACCGTGTTAGGAAGGCTATTGAGGAAGCATTTCCAACAGGTGATAAGCCTTTTGTTTGGGCTTTCAATCTACAAGTTCCgagtaaagaaaattacagtGCCATTGCTTACTTTGTGGCCACAAAACCAATCCCAGAGGGATCTCTGATTGACCAGTTTTTAAAAGGAGATGATGCTTTTAGGCTTTCAAGGCTTAAACTGATTGCCAACATTGTTCAAGGTCCTTGGATAGTGAAAAAAGCAGTTGGAGAGCAGGCCATATGTGTAATTGGGCGTGCTCTTTCATGTAATTACTGTGTAGGAGAGAATTTCCTAGAAGTAGATATGGATATTGGTTCATCCATGGTGGCTAAAGCAATAGTTCATCTAGCATTCGGGTACATTACTACATTGACTGTTGACCTGGCTTTCCTACTTGAGAGCCAAACTGAATCAGAGCTTCCCGAACAAATATTAGGAGCTTTCAGATTCTCTGAACTAAACCCTGCTTCAGCTTGTTTAGTCGAACCCGGATCATATGGAAATGCTGGTAGTTTGCAGTCTTCTCTGCCAACTCGTTTCTGGAAGTCAATTGGTGAGGGGTTTTCTCACTTTTTGCACCCCGGTGCACATGAAGGTGGTTCTAACTCAGCTCATGTTAATGGTTCAGTTCATCAGGAAGACCAGGGTGAAGGCTCTAGAAAATGGTAA
- the LOC102628838 gene encoding electron transfer flavoprotein-ubiquinone oxidoreductase, mitochondrial isoform X1, producing the protein MHKSLSNSYKFSTLKRHSGSLSPFVPSIFRLNQTNNLQSQSSLTNSIKTPSGYSPFRHFNQNPCFFSSGYFPNGINFKGFGRNESGVSCAKLFFRSFCSEMCRESMAYDVVIVGAGPAGLSAAIRLKQLCREKNVDLSVCVVEKGAEVGAHIISGNVFEPRALNELLPQWKQEEAPIRVPVSSDKFWFLTKDRAFSLPSPFSNRGNYVISLSQLVRWLGGKAEELGVEIYPGFAASEILYDADNKVIGIGTNDMGIAKDGSKKENFQRGVELRGRITLLAEGCRGSLSEKLIKNFKLREKSHAQHQTYALGIKEVWEIDEGKHNPGEILHTLGWPLDQKTYGGSFLYHMNDRQIALGLVVALNYHNPFLNPYEEFQKFKHHPAIKPLLEGGTVVQYGARTLNEGGLQSIPYPVFPGGAIIGCAAGFLNVPKIKGTHTAMKSGMLAAEAGFGVLHEDSNMEIYWDTLQKSWVWQELQRARNYRPAFEYGLLPGLAICGLEHYILRGKSPYTLKHGKPDHEATDAARLHSPIEYPKPDGVLSFDVPTSLHRSNTNHEHDQPAHLRLRDPKIPELVNLPEYAGPESRYCPARVYEYVPDEKNQVKLQINAQNCLHCKDFQACDIKDPKQNIKWTVPEGGGGPGYSVM; encoded by the exons ATGCACAAGTCTCTCTCTAACTCCTACAAATTCAGTACTCTTAAGCGCCATAGTGGTTCCCTGTCACCTTTTGTACCTTCCATTTTCCGCTTAAATCAAACTAACAATCTTCAAAGCCAATCTAGTCTTACAAATTCCATCAAAACTCCATCTGGGTACTCACCTTTTCGGCATTTCAATCAAAATCCATGCTTTTTTTCATCTGGCTATTTTCCAAACGGCATTAATTTTAAGGGTTTTGGTAGAAATGAAAGTGGGGTATCGTGTGCGAAGCTTTTCTTTAGGAGCTTTTGTAGTGAAATGTGTAGAGAGTCAATGGCTTATGATGTTGTGATTGTTGGAGCTGGACCAGCTGGATTATCAGCTGCCATTAGATTAAAGCAACTCTGCCGTGAAAAGAATGTTGATTTATCAGTTTGTGTTGTTGAGAAAGGAGCAGAAGTGG GTGCTCACATTATATCTGGGAACGTTTTTGAACCCCGCGCATTGAATGAACTACTGCCACAATGGAAACAGGAAGAG GCTCCTATAAGGGTCCCTGTTTCTTCAGACAAATTTTGGTTCCTTACAAAGGATCGTGCATTTTCACTTCCATCTCCTTTTAGTAACAGAGGAAATTATGTTATAAG CTTAAGTCAGTTAGTGCGTTGGCTGGGAGGGAAAGCTGAAGAATTAGGAGTAGAGATATATCCTGGCTTTGCTGCTAGTGAG ATACTATATGATGCAGACAACAAAGTTATTGGCATTGGGACCAATGATATGGGAATTGCCAAAGATGGTTCTAAAAAGGAGAATTTTCAGCGTGGAGTAGAATTACGAG GGCGCATAACACTACTGGCTGAAGGTTGTCGAGGATCATTGTCAGAG aaacttataaaaaatttcaaactgaGAGAGAAAAGTCATGCTCAACATCAGACTTATGCTTTGGGAATTAAAGAG GTTTGGGAAATTGATGAGGGCAAGCATAATCCTGGTGAGATTCTTCACACGTTGGGTTGGCCCTTGGATCAGAAGACATACGGTGGATCTTTTCTGTACCACATGAATGATAGACAG ATCGCATTGGGCCTTGTTGTCGCTTTAAATTACCACAATCCTTTCTTGAATCCTTACGAGGAATTCCAG aAATTTAAACATCATCCTGCCATCAAACCGCTTCTGGAAGGTGGGACTGTAGTTCAATATGGGGCTCGCACCTTAAATGAGGGTGGCTTACAG TCTATTCCATATCCAGTTTTTCCTGGAGGAGCAATTATTGGATGTGCGGCTGGCTTCTTGAATGTACCAAAAATAAAGGGAACCCATACTGCAATGAAATCAG GAATGCTTGCAGCCGAAGCTGGCTTTGGTGTATTACATGAGGACTCGAATATGGAGATATATTGGGACACCCTGCAGAAATCATGGGTGTGGCAAGAACTCCAAAGAGCTAGAAACTACCGACCT GCATTCGAGTATGGACTACTTCCTGGTTTGGCAATCTGTGGGTTAGAGCA CTACATACTGAGAGGAAAGTCGCCCTACACACTGAAGCATGGGAAGCCTGATCACGAAGCAACCGAT GCTGCACGCCTACACTCACCAATTGAATATCCAAAGCCTGATGGGGTATTATCGTTTGACGTACCAACATCCCTGCACAg GAGCAACACAAATCATGAACACGATCAACCTGCTCATCTTCGCTTAAGGGACCCAAAGATTCCTGAACTTGTGAATTTACCAGAGTATGCTGGACCTGAGTCACGATATTGTCCTGCCCGTGTATACGA GTATGTCCCAGATGAAAAGAATCAGGTCAAGCTGCAGATCAATGCTCAAAATTGCTTGCATTGCAAG GATTTTCAGGCATGCGACATCAAAGATCCAAAGCAGAACATCAAATGGACGGTGCCAGAAGGAGGTGGTGGCCCTGGCTACTCGGTCATGTAG
- the LOC102628053 gene encoding protein ENHANCED DISEASE RESISTANCE 2-like isoform X2, with protein sequence MAGPDSINEPEWIKKVKSGGAVPYLEPDNCSNGWATPPGDMFMVRGPDYLSTKVKIPAGEYILKPLGFDWVKSYTKIGAVLNHQNNRVRKAIEEAFPTGDKPFVWAFNLQVPSKENYSAIAYFVATKPIPEGSLIDQFLKGDDAFRLSRLKLIANIVQGPWIVKKAVGEQAICVIGRALSCNYCVGENFLEVDMDIGSSMVAKAIVHLAFGYITTLTVDLAFLLESQTESELPEQILGAFRFSELNPASACLVEPGSYGNAGSLQSSLPTRFWKSIGEGFSHFLHPGAHEGGSNSAHVNGSVHQEDQGEGSRK encoded by the exons ATGGCCGGTCCTGATAGCATAAATGAGCCTGAATGGATAAAGAAAGTAAAATCAGGGGGAGCTGTGCCGTATCTTGAACCAGATAACTGTTCAAATGGTTGGGCAACCCCACCTGGAGATATGTTTATGGTAAGAGGTCCAGATTATTTATCAACCAAGGTTAAAATCCCTGCTGGTGAATACATTCTAAAGCCTCTCGGTTTTGATTGGGTTAAAAGTTATACGAAGATTGGTGCGGTTTTAAACCATCAGAATAACCGTGTTAGGAAGGCTATTGAGGAAGCATTTCCAACAGGTGATAAGCCTTTTGTTTGGGCTTTCAATCTACAAGTTCCgagtaaagaaaattacagtGCCATTGCTTACTTTGTGGCCACAAAACCAATCCCAGAGGGATCTCTGATTGACCAGTTTTTAAAAGGAGATGATGCTTTTAGGCTTTCAAGGCTTAAACTGATTGCCAACATTGTTCAAGGTCCTTGGATAGTGAAAAAAGCAGTTGGAGAGCAGGCCATATGTGTAATTGGGCGTGCTCTTTCATGTAATTACTGTGTAGGAGAGAATTTCCTAGAAGTAGATATGGATATTGGTTCATCCATGGTGGCTAAAGCAATAGTTCATCTAGCATTCGGGTACATTACTACATTGACTGTTGACCTGGCTTTCCTACTTGAGAGCCAAACTGAATCAGAGCTTCCCGAACAAATATTAGGAGCTTTCAGATTCTCTGAACTAAACCCTGCTTCAGCTTGTTTAGTCGAACCCGGATCATATGGAAATGCTGGTAGTTTGCAGTCTTCTCTGCCAACTCGTTTCTGGAAGTCAATTGGTGAGGGGTTTTCTCACTTTTTGCACCCCGGTGCACATGAAGGTGGTTCTAACTCAGCTCATGTTAATGGTTCAGTTCATCAGGAAGACCAGGGTGAAGGCTCTAGAAAATG A
- the LOC102628538 gene encoding protein STRICTOSIDINE SYNTHASE-LIKE 13, with translation MEKKNPLVDETLLQHPFLFVLALVLGFLIMDPLQMGPLGAHEFRPVKHDIAPYRQVMQSWPRDNLSRLVTGKLEFVDEVFGPESLEFDGLGRGPYTGLADGRIVRWMGENVGWETFAIVTSNWSEKLCARGVDSTTAKQWKHEKWCGRPLGLRFNKDTGDLYIADAYYGLLVVGSKGGLATPLATQAGGKPILFANDLDVHKNGSIFFTDTSKRYNRVDHFFILLEGESTGRLLRYDPPTKTTHIVLDGLAFPNGVQLSKDQSSLLFTETTNCRLMKYWLEGPKTGTVELVANLPGFPDNVRINERGQFWVAIDCCRTAAQEVLSHNPWIRSIYFRLPIRMSFLARVMGMKMYTVISLFNENGEILEVLEDPRGVVMKLVSEVKEAQGKLWIGTVAHNHIATLPYP, from the exons ATGGAGAAAAAGAACCCTTTAGTAGACGAAACTTTGTTGCAGCATCCATTTCTCTTTGTTCTTGCTTTGGTGCTAGGGTTTCTGATAATGGATCCTCTTCAAATGGGGCCCCTCGGCGCCCACGAGTTCCGGCCTGTGAAGCATGACATTGCTCCGTACAGGCAAGTCATGCAGAGCTGGCCGAGAGACAACCTCAGCCGGCTGGTGACTGGGAAACTAGAGTTTGTCGACGAGGTTTTCGGCCCAGAATCCTTGGAGTTTGATGGATTGGGGCGTGGCCCTTACACTGGTTTAGCCGATGGACGTATTGTTAGATGGATGGGTGAGAATGTTGGATGGGAAACATTTGCAATTGTCACTTCAAATTg GTCAGAGAAGCTTTGTGCTAGAGGAGTAGACTCAACTACAGCAAAGCAATGGAAGCATGAGAAATGGTGTGGTCGACCTCTTGGCTTGAGATTTAACAAAGATACTGGAGACTTGTACATAGCCGATGCATATTATGGCCTCCTTGTTGTTGGTTCTAAAGGAGGGCTTGCGACTCCTTTGGCAACTCAAGCGGGAGGAAAGCCAATTCTCTTTGCCAATGATCTCGATGTTCACAAAAATGGATCAATCTTCTTCACGGACACTAGCAAAAGATATAATAGAGT GGACCATTTCTTTATCTTGTTGGAAGGAGAATCAACTGGTAGGCTTCTCAGATATGATCCTCCGACCAAAACAACTCATATTGTGTTAGATGGCTTGGCTTTTCCAAATGGAGTACAATTATCTAAAGACCAAAGCTCCCTTCTATTTACTGAGACTACGAATTGCAG GCTGATGAAATATTGGCTAGAGGGTCCAAAAACAGGAACCGTGGAACTTGTTGCTAACCTTCCAGGTTTCCCTGATAATGTAAGAATAAATGAGAGAGGCCAATTTTGGGTGGCAATAGATTGTTGCAGAACAGCAGCACAAGAAGTGCTCTCGCATAATCCTTGGATCAGAAGCATCTATTTTCGGCTTCCGATTCGAATGAGCTTCTTAGCGAGGGTGATGGGGATGAAAATGTACACAGTTATCTCACTCTTCAATGAAAATGGAGAGATTCTTGAAGTGCTTGAGGATCCAAGAGGTGTGGTGATGAAGCTTGTGAGTGAAGTTAAAGAAGCACAAGGGAAGCTGTGGATTGGAACTGTGGCTCATAATCACATTGCTACTCTTCCTTATCCTTAg